The following coding sequences are from one Terriglobales bacterium window:
- a CDS encoding DNA-directed RNA polymerase subunit omega has protein sequence MRSDLVFGAVKTVQNRYMLCQVASKATRKFHRPNTRIQETTNEVLERVSSTERLGVMAERSQAVLAEPRRRAA, from the coding sequence ATGCGTTCTGATCTCGTATTTGGCGCCGTGAAGACGGTGCAGAACCGGTACATGCTGTGCCAGGTGGCGTCGAAGGCGACGCGCAAGTTCCACCGTCCGAACACGCGCATTCAGGAGACGACCAACGAGGTGCTCGAGCGGGTGTCGAGCACCGAGCGCCTCGGCGTGATGGCCGAGCGGTCGCAGGCTGTGCTTGCAGAACCCCGCCGCCGAGCGGCATAA
- the rho gene encoding transcription termination factor Rho: MTISELKEKNITELTRIARSLDLPGASGLRKQDLIFKILQAQSEKEGHIFAEGVLEILPDGYGFLRSPDYNYLPGPDDIYVSPSQIRKFDLKTGDTISGQVRPPHEGEKYFALVKIEAVNFESPEEARNKILFDNLTPLYPQERIKLETVKDNIGARVMDLLTPLGKGQRGLIVSPPRAGKTMILQNIANSITTNHPEVVLIVLLIDERPEEVTDMQRSVKGEVISSTFDEPAARHVQVAEMVIEKAKRLVEHKRDVVILLDSITRLARAYNTIVPPSGKVLSGGVDSNALQRPKRFFGAARNIEEGGSLTIIATALIETGSRMDDVIFEEFKGTGNCEVILDRKLSDKRVFPAIDIQRSGTRKEELIIPKDDLARIWVLRKVLNPLSPVEAMELLIDKLSKTRANAEFLSNMSSL, translated from the coding sequence ATGACCATCTCAGAACTGAAAGAAAAGAACATAACCGAATTGACCCGCATCGCCCGTTCGCTGGACCTTCCGGGCGCCAGCGGCCTGCGCAAGCAGGACCTCATCTTCAAAATCCTTCAGGCGCAGAGCGAGAAGGAAGGGCACATTTTCGCGGAAGGCGTGCTGGAAATTTTGCCGGACGGGTACGGGTTTTTGCGGTCGCCCGACTACAACTACTTGCCCGGGCCGGACGACATTTACGTTTCGCCGTCGCAGATCCGCAAGTTCGACCTGAAGACGGGCGACACGATCAGCGGCCAGGTGCGTCCGCCGCACGAGGGCGAGAAGTACTTCGCGCTCGTCAAAATCGAAGCGGTGAACTTCGAGTCGCCGGAAGAGGCGCGCAACAAGATCCTGTTCGACAACCTGACGCCGCTGTATCCGCAGGAGCGGATCAAGCTGGAGACGGTGAAGGACAACATCGGGGCGCGCGTGATGGACCTGCTCACGCCGCTGGGCAAAGGGCAGCGCGGCCTGATCGTTTCGCCGCCCCGCGCCGGCAAGACGATGATCCTGCAGAACATCGCGAACTCGATCACCACGAACCATCCGGAAGTGGTGCTCATCGTGCTGCTGATTGACGAGCGCCCCGAAGAAGTGACCGACATGCAGCGCTCGGTGAAGGGCGAAGTGATCAGCTCGACCTTCGACGAGCCGGCGGCGCGGCACGTGCAGGTGGCGGAAATGGTGATTGAAAAAGCGAAGCGCCTGGTCGAGCACAAGCGCGACGTGGTGATCCTGCTGGACTCGATCACGCGACTGGCGCGGGCGTACAACACCATCGTTCCGCCCTCGGGCAAAGTGCTCTCCGGCGGCGTGGACTCGAACGCGCTGCAGCGCCCGAAGCGATTCTTCGGCGCGGCGCGCAACATCGAAGAGGGCGGCTCGCTGACGATCATCGCGACGGCGCTGATCGAAACCGGGTCGCGCATGGACGACGTGATCTTTGAAGAGTTCAAGGGCACGGGCAACTGCGAAGTCATCCTCGACCGCAAGCTGAGCGACAAGCGCGTCTTCCCGGCGATCGACATTCAGCGCTCGGGGACGCGCAAGGAAGAGCTGATCATTCCCAAGGACGATCTGGCGCGCATCTGGGTGCTGCGCAAAGTGCTGAACCCGCTGTCGCCGGTGGAAGCGATGGAATTGCTGATCGACAAGCTCAGCAAGACGCGCGCGAACGCCGAGTTCCTGTCGAACATGAGTTCGCTGTAA